A single region of the Streptomyces sp. NBC_01262 genome encodes:
- a CDS encoding MMPL family transporter, which produces MAPGTSGKLALLVCGKRSKWVVLVLWIVLLVAVAPLAQKLTDAEQNDASSWLPGSAESTQVLNLQKEFLPDTAPAVVIYARPDGLTQADRTKIQADAARIKAMTQHGIFGTRALGPAYDRPVGPRAAQLIVPISVDEGGWNGIADAVKDIRGVVSGNTDGLEVHITGPGGFSSDSADAFSGIDGTLLYSALAVVVIILLLTYRSIALLLVPVLSVIGALFTAQAAIYLLATHAGLVVNAQSAGILTVLVFGAGTDYALLLIARYREELRRHEDRHEAMALALHRAGPAILASAATVAVSMLCLLFAEMNSTSGLGPVAAIGITIGVTAMMTLFPALLVIAGRWVFWPTIPHVGSTEPTRTGLWSRVGQRIDRKPRTVWVTTALILAVLSLGLISLKAAGLSNAESFTGKPDSVTGQEVEARYFAAGAGQPLVVIAKASASGRVEAAFASVKGIAPGSVGVPAGAPAQKNGLVYLEGTTTTAPDSQAAKDTVDRARDRLHAVPGADAKVGGGTATILDANRAAQRDSELLIPLILVVVLIILGFLLRALVAPLVLIGTVVLSFAAALGVSALAFRHIFGFEGEDTAFPLFVFVFLVALGIDYNIFLMTRIREETAHSGTRQGTLTGLAATGGVITSAGLVLAGTFAALATLPIVGFAEIGFAVAFGVLLDTFIVRSVLVSAITLDLRNRVWWPSRLDHPSADDDRSGP; this is translated from the coding sequence ATGGCTCCGGGCACATCAGGCAAGCTGGCCCTGCTCGTCTGCGGAAAGCGCAGCAAGTGGGTCGTTCTCGTGCTGTGGATCGTCCTGCTGGTGGCGGTCGCGCCGCTGGCCCAGAAGCTCACGGACGCCGAGCAGAACGACGCGTCCTCGTGGCTGCCGGGCAGCGCGGAATCCACGCAGGTCCTGAATCTGCAGAAGGAGTTCCTGCCCGACACCGCCCCCGCCGTCGTGATCTACGCGCGGCCGGACGGGCTCACGCAGGCGGACCGTACGAAGATCCAGGCGGACGCCGCCCGCATCAAGGCCATGACGCAGCACGGCATCTTCGGCACCCGCGCCCTGGGCCCCGCCTACGACCGTCCGGTCGGTCCGCGCGCCGCCCAGCTCATCGTCCCGATCAGCGTCGACGAGGGCGGCTGGAACGGCATCGCGGACGCGGTCAAGGACATCCGGGGCGTCGTCAGCGGGAACACCGACGGCCTGGAAGTCCACATCACCGGTCCCGGCGGATTCTCCTCCGACTCCGCCGACGCCTTCTCCGGCATCGACGGCACCCTGCTGTACTCCGCGCTCGCCGTGGTCGTCATCATCCTGCTGCTCACCTACCGCAGCATCGCCCTGCTGCTGGTGCCCGTGCTGTCGGTCATCGGCGCCCTCTTCACCGCCCAGGCCGCCATCTACCTGCTGGCCACCCACGCCGGCCTGGTCGTCAACGCCCAGAGCGCCGGGATCCTGACCGTGCTGGTCTTCGGCGCCGGCACGGACTACGCGCTGCTGCTCATCGCCCGCTACCGCGAGGAGCTGCGCCGCCACGAGGACCGCCACGAGGCGATGGCCCTGGCCCTGCACCGGGCCGGGCCCGCCATCCTGGCCAGCGCGGCCACCGTCGCGGTCAGCATGCTCTGCCTGCTCTTCGCCGAGATGAACTCCACCTCCGGGCTGGGCCCGGTCGCCGCCATCGGCATCACCATCGGCGTGACCGCGATGATGACGCTGTTCCCCGCGCTGCTGGTCATCGCCGGGCGCTGGGTGTTCTGGCCCACGATCCCGCACGTCGGCTCCACCGAGCCCACGCGTACGGGCCTGTGGTCGCGGGTCGGGCAGCGGATCGACCGCAAGCCGCGCACGGTGTGGGTGACGACGGCGCTGATTCTGGCCGTCCTGTCGCTGGGCCTGATCAGCCTGAAGGCGGCCGGCCTGTCCAACGCGGAGAGCTTCACCGGCAAGCCGGACTCGGTCACCGGCCAGGAGGTCGAGGCCCGGTACTTCGCCGCGGGCGCCGGCCAGCCGCTGGTCGTCATCGCCAAGGCCTCCGCAAGCGGCCGGGTCGAGGCCGCCTTCGCCTCCGTCAAGGGCATCGCCCCCGGCTCCGTCGGCGTCCCGGCCGGGGCCCCGGCGCAGAAGAACGGCCTGGTCTACCTGGAGGGCACCACCACGACCGCCCCCGACAGCCAGGCCGCCAAGGACACCGTCGACCGGGCCCGCGACAGGCTGCACGCCGTCCCCGGCGCCGATGCCAAGGTCGGCGGCGGCACGGCGACGATTCTCGACGCCAACCGCGCGGCTCAGCGCGACAGCGAGCTGCTCATCCCGCTGATCCTGGTCGTCGTCCTGATCATCCTCGGCTTCCTGCTGCGCGCCCTGGTCGCCCCGCTGGTGCTCATCGGCACCGTCGTGCTCTCCTTCGCCGCCGCGCTCGGGGTCAGCGCGCTCGCCTTCCGTCACATCTTCGGCTTCGAGGGCGAGGACACCGCCTTCCCGCTCTTCGTCTTCGTCTTCCTCGTCGCCCTCGGCATCGACTACAACATCTTCCTGATGACCCGCATCCGCGAGGAGACCGCCCACTCCGGCACCCGCCAGGGCACCCTGACCGGCCTCGCCGCCACCGGCGGCGTCATCACCTCCGCCGGCCTCGTCCTCGCCGGCACCTTCGCCGCGCTCGCCACCCTCCCCATCGTCGGCTTCGCCGAAATCGGCTTCGCCGTCGCCTTCGGCGTGCTCCTGGACACCTTCATCGTCCGGTCCGTGCTCGTCTCCGCGATCACCCTCGATCTGCGCAACCGCGTGTGGTGGCCCAGCCGCCTGGACCACCCCTCCGCGGACGACGACCGCTCAGGACCCTAG
- the rpe gene encoding ribulose-phosphate 3-epimerase, translated as MAVQINPSILSADFARLAEEARAVEGADWLHVDVMDNHFVPNLTLGVPVVESLSRATDTPLDLHLMIEDPDRWAPAYIEAGAGSVTFHVEAAAAPVRLAREIRAKGARASMALKPATPIEPYEDLLPELDMLLIMTVEPGFGGQAFLDIMLPKIRRARRLIEKHGLQLWLQVDGGVSAATIERCAEAGADVFVAGSAVYGAQDPAEAVRNLRKQATAACAH; from the coding sequence ATGGCCGTGCAGATCAACCCCAGCATCCTGTCCGCCGACTTCGCGCGTCTCGCCGAGGAAGCGCGGGCGGTCGAGGGCGCCGACTGGCTCCACGTCGACGTGATGGACAACCACTTCGTCCCCAACCTCACCCTCGGGGTCCCGGTCGTCGAGTCGCTGAGCAGGGCGACCGACACCCCGCTCGACCTCCACCTCATGATCGAGGACCCGGACCGCTGGGCCCCGGCGTACATCGAGGCGGGCGCGGGGTCCGTCACCTTCCATGTCGAAGCGGCCGCCGCCCCGGTCCGGCTCGCCCGCGAGATCCGGGCCAAGGGGGCCAGGGCATCCATGGCGCTGAAGCCCGCCACGCCGATCGAGCCGTACGAGGACCTGCTCCCCGAGCTCGACATGCTGCTGATCATGACCGTCGAGCCCGGCTTCGGCGGCCAGGCCTTCCTCGACATCATGCTGCCCAAGATCCGCCGTGCCCGCCGGCTGATCGAGAAGCACGGGCTCCAGCTCTGGCTCCAGGTGGACGGCGGGGTGTCCGCGGCCACCATCGAGCGCTGCGCCGAGGCCGGCGCCGATGTGTTCGTGGCGGGCTCGGCCGTATACGGCGCGCAGGACCCGGCGGAGGCCGTACGCAACCTGCGCAAGCAGGCCACGGCGGCCTGCGCCCACTGA
- a CDS encoding sugar-binding transcriptional regulator: MGKRESDVTTGRTQVRMGPGEMVQAAAMARRFYLEGKSKIQIAEEFGVSRFKVARVLETALERDLVRIEIRVPAELDAERSDALRARYGLRHAVVVESPADESDGPDPENLGAVAADLLGELVSEGDVLGLAWGRSIITMANALDRLPPCTVVQLTGVYDAGTADRGSVEAVRTAAAVSGGEAHPMYAPMVLADPATAAALRAQSGIAAAMSYFDKVTVAVVSVGSWEAGISTVHDALTDKEREHYASLGVAAEMSSHLFDASGRRVGRDLGERCITIEADRLRRIPEVLAIAGGLRKAAAVDAVLRSGLVTSIVTDTAAADYLLHSTDPLPRPALDRADPDGS, translated from the coding sequence ATGGGCAAACGGGAGAGCGACGTGACCACAGGCCGCACGCAGGTGCGCATGGGCCCAGGAGAGATGGTCCAGGCGGCAGCGATGGCTCGCCGCTTCTATCTCGAAGGGAAGTCCAAGATCCAGATCGCCGAGGAGTTCGGCGTGAGCCGCTTCAAGGTGGCCCGGGTCCTGGAGACCGCCCTCGAACGCGATCTCGTACGCATCGAGATCCGCGTCCCCGCCGAGCTGGACGCCGAACGCTCCGACGCGCTCCGCGCCCGCTACGGCCTCCGCCACGCCGTCGTCGTGGAGTCCCCGGCCGACGAGAGCGACGGCCCCGACCCCGAGAACCTCGGCGCGGTCGCCGCCGACCTGCTGGGCGAGCTGGTCAGCGAGGGCGATGTCCTCGGCCTGGCCTGGGGCCGCTCGATAATCACCATGGCCAACGCCCTGGACCGCCTCCCGCCCTGCACCGTCGTCCAGCTCACCGGCGTGTACGACGCCGGCACCGCCGACCGCGGCTCCGTCGAGGCCGTCCGCACCGCCGCCGCCGTCTCCGGCGGCGAGGCGCACCCGATGTACGCCCCGATGGTGCTCGCCGACCCCGCCACGGCGGCGGCGCTGCGCGCGCAGAGCGGCATCGCGGCCGCCATGAGCTACTTCGACAAGGTCACCGTCGCCGTGGTCTCCGTCGGCTCCTGGGAGGCGGGCATCTCCACGGTGCACGACGCGCTCACCGACAAGGAGCGCGAGCACTACGCCTCCCTGGGCGTCGCCGCCGAGATGTCCTCCCACCTCTTCGACGCATCCGGCCGCCGCGTGGGCCGTGACCTCGGCGAACGCTGCATCACCATCGAGGCCGACCGCCTCCGCCGCATCCCCGAGGTCCTCGCCATCGCGGGCGGCCTGCGCAAGGCGGCCGCCGTCGACGCCGTCCTGCGGTCCGGACTGGTCACCAGTATCGTCACTGACACCGCGGCAGCGGATTACCTTCTGCATTCCACCGATCCGCTGCCGCGGCCCGCCCTGGACCGCGCGGACCCCGACGGGTCCTGA
- a CDS encoding ribonuclease domain-containing protein has translation MRPRPVLAALLACLTLLLGACTASGAGTPAASTAASTVAQARLPAQAQDTLQLIDAGGPFPYAKDGAVFGNFEGLLPSRARGYYHEYTVPTPGENDRGARRIITGQGGEFYYTDDHYASFRAVLR, from the coding sequence ATGCGCCCAAGGCCCGTTCTGGCCGCGCTGCTGGCATGCCTGACGCTGCTGCTCGGCGCCTGCACCGCCTCGGGCGCCGGCACCCCCGCCGCGTCGACCGCCGCCTCAACGGTCGCCCAGGCGCGACTGCCCGCCCAGGCCCAGGACACCCTGCAACTGATCGACGCGGGCGGCCCCTTCCCCTACGCCAAGGACGGCGCCGTCTTCGGCAACTTCGAGGGCCTGCTGCCCAGCCGGGCGCGCGGCTACTACCACGAGTACACCGTGCCCACCCCGGGGGAGAACGACCGCGGCGCCCGGCGCATCATCACCGGCCAGGGCGGGGAGTTCTACTACACCGACGACCACTACGCGAGCTTCAGGGCGGTACTGCGATGA
- a CDS encoding barstar family protein: MTGHDWRTDVLDLAGVTDKETFMDRCASGLRLPEYFGRNWDALDECLGDPSWWPEQDAAGWRVSVRGWQEYAERHPHDWTIAEQIFADAMTGSGEGTPPVEIVLE; this comes from the coding sequence ATGACCGGGCACGACTGGCGCACCGACGTGCTCGACCTCGCCGGGGTCACCGACAAGGAGACCTTCATGGACCGCTGCGCGAGCGGGCTGCGCCTGCCCGAGTACTTCGGCCGCAACTGGGACGCCCTCGACGAGTGCCTCGGCGACCCGAGCTGGTGGCCCGAGCAGGACGCCGCCGGGTGGCGGGTCAGCGTACGCGGCTGGCAGGAGTACGCCGAGCGGCACCCGCACGACTGGACGATCGCCGAGCAGATCTTCGCGGACGCGATGACCGGGTCGGGGGAGGGGACGCCGCCCGTCGAGATCGTCCTGGAGTAG
- a CDS encoding DUF2975 domain-containing protein, protein MGKLTVGALRAVLVVVLTGAVFVQAMMVWVLVSGSDPEDGSVPLTPLRVITILGMVSVQVAVVCVWRLVTMVRRGTVFSPVAFRYVDGVIGAIVAAALVWFAVTAVNAPGQREDPGVTLIMGGVGVAILGVALIVLVLRMLLAQAVARDVEASQMQAELDEVI, encoded by the coding sequence GTGGGAAAGCTGACAGTGGGTGCGCTACGCGCCGTGCTCGTGGTGGTGCTCACCGGCGCCGTGTTCGTACAGGCAATGATGGTGTGGGTGCTGGTCAGCGGGAGCGACCCGGAGGACGGGTCGGTCCCGCTGACCCCGCTGCGCGTGATCACGATCCTGGGGATGGTGTCGGTCCAGGTCGCCGTGGTCTGCGTATGGCGGCTGGTGACGATGGTGCGACGCGGAACCGTGTTCTCTCCTGTCGCTTTCCGGTACGTGGACGGCGTGATCGGTGCGATCGTGGCGGCCGCCCTCGTGTGGTTCGCCGTGACGGCTGTCAACGCGCCGGGCCAGCGGGAGGATCCGGGCGTCACCCTCATCATGGGCGGGGTCGGCGTGGCCATCCTGGGGGTCGCGCTCATCGTGCTCGTACTGCGGATGCTGCTCGCCCAGGCCGTCGCGCGCGACGTCGAAGCGTCGCAGATGCAGGCCGAGTTGGACGAGGTGATCTGA
- a CDS encoding helix-turn-helix domain-containing protein: MPIAVDIDVMLARRKMSVGELADRVGITPANLAVLKNGRAKAVRFATLAALCEVLDCQPGDLLRWEDEQAEEAEDAAQVR, encoded by the coding sequence ATGCCGATCGCCGTCGACATCGACGTGATGCTGGCCAGGCGGAAGATGTCCGTGGGCGAGCTCGCGGACCGTGTGGGGATCACTCCCGCCAACCTGGCGGTACTCAAGAACGGCCGCGCCAAGGCGGTGCGCTTCGCGACGCTCGCCGCGCTCTGCGAGGTGCTCGACTGCCAGCCGGGCGACCTGCTGCGCTGGGAGGACGAGCAGGCCGAGGAGGCCGAGGACGCCGCCCAGGTCCGATGA
- a CDS encoding GuaB1 family IMP dehydrogenase-related protein, protein MRFLNDVKPPYDLTYDDVFMVPSRSAVGSRQAVDLASPDGTGTTIPLVVANMTAIAGRRMAETVARRGGLVVIPQDIPIDVIAEVVGWVKSRHLVLDTPITLAPTATVADALSLLPKRAHGAVVVVEEERPVGIVTEHDLSGVDRFTQLSEVMSRDLLLLDEGIDPREAFNRLEDAHRKLAPAVDGDGKLAGILTRKAALRATLYAPAVDRNGRLRIAAAVGINGDVAGKAKQLLDAGVDTLVVDTAHGHQESMIAAVRAVRGLDPQVPIVAGNIVAAEGVRDLIEAGADIIKVGVGPGAMCTTRMMTGVGRPQFSAVMECAAEARKYGKHVWADGGVRHPRDVAMALAAGASNVMVGSWFAGTYESPGDLQQTADGRLYKESFGMASARAVRNRTSEESAYDRARKALFEEGISTSRMFLDPARPGVEDLIDSIIAGVRSSCTYAGAASLAEFAEKAVVGIQSAAGYAEGKPLHASWQ, encoded by the coding sequence ATGCGTTTCCTTAATGATGTAAAGCCGCCGTACGACCTCACCTATGACGATGTCTTCATGGTGCCCAGCCGCTCCGCGGTCGGGTCCCGTCAGGCCGTGGACCTCGCGTCCCCGGACGGGACCGGGACCACGATCCCGCTGGTGGTCGCCAATATGACCGCCATCGCGGGCCGCCGGATGGCCGAGACGGTCGCCCGGCGTGGGGGTCTGGTGGTCATCCCGCAGGACATCCCGATCGATGTGATCGCCGAGGTGGTCGGCTGGGTGAAGTCCCGCCACCTGGTCCTGGACACCCCGATCACCCTCGCTCCCACCGCCACGGTCGCCGACGCGCTGTCGCTGCTGCCCAAGCGGGCGCACGGCGCGGTCGTGGTCGTCGAGGAGGAGCGGCCGGTCGGCATCGTCACCGAGCACGACCTCAGCGGGGTGGACCGCTTCACGCAGCTGTCCGAGGTCATGTCCCGCGACCTGCTGCTCCTGGACGAGGGAATAGACCCCCGCGAGGCCTTCAACCGCCTTGAAGACGCGCACCGCAAGCTCGCCCCGGCCGTGGACGGCGACGGGAAGCTGGCCGGCATCCTCACCCGGAAGGCCGCGCTGCGCGCGACGCTCTATGCGCCCGCCGTCGACCGGAACGGCCGCCTGCGCATCGCGGCCGCCGTCGGGATCAACGGCGATGTGGCGGGCAAGGCCAAGCAGCTGCTCGACGCGGGTGTCGACACCCTGGTCGTCGACACCGCGCACGGCCACCAGGAGTCGATGATCGCCGCGGTGCGCGCGGTGCGCGGTCTGGACCCGCAGGTGCCGATCGTGGCAGGCAACATCGTCGCGGCGGAGGGCGTACGCGACCTCATCGAGGCCGGCGCGGACATCATCAAGGTCGGTGTCGGACCGGGCGCGATGTGCACCACCCGCATGATGACCGGCGTGGGCCGCCCGCAGTTCTCCGCCGTCATGGAGTGTGCGGCCGAGGCGCGCAAGTACGGCAAGCACGTGTGGGCCGACGGTGGCGTCCGCCACCCGCGCGATGTCGCGATGGCGCTCGCCGCGGGCGCGTCGAACGTCATGGTCGGCTCGTGGTTCGCCGGTACGTACGAGTCCCCGGGCGACCTCCAGCAGACCGCCGACGGCCGCCTGTACAAGGAGAGCTTCGGCATGGCCTCGGCCCGCGCGGTGCGCAACCGTACGAGCGAGGAGTCCGCGTACGACCGCGCGCGCAAGGCGCTGTTCGAGGAGGGCATCTCCACCTCGCGGATGTTCCTGGACCCGGCCCGCCCGGGGGTCGAGGACCTGATCGACTCGATCATCGCGGGGGTGCGCAGTTCCTGCACGTACGCGGGCGCGGCCTCGCTCGCGGAGTTCGCGGAGAAGGCCGTGGTCGGCATCCAGAGCGCCGCCGGATACGCCGAGGGCAAGCCGTTGCACGCCAGCTGGCAGTGA
- a CDS encoding Lrp/AsnC family transcriptional regulator — MPLNDLDERIVHALAEDARRSYADIGAQVGLSAPAVKRRVDRLRAVGAITGFTVRVDPAALGWETEALVELYCRHNTSPEDIRRGLARYPEVASASTVTGEADAVVQVFASDVRHFERVLERIAGEPFVERTKSVLVLSPLLRRYTSGSPT, encoded by the coding sequence GTGCCACTGAACGATCTCGATGAACGCATCGTCCACGCCCTGGCCGAGGACGCCCGCCGCTCCTACGCGGACATCGGCGCCCAGGTGGGCCTGTCGGCGCCGGCCGTGAAACGCCGGGTCGACCGGCTGCGGGCGGTCGGCGCGATCACGGGTTTCACGGTACGGGTGGACCCGGCGGCGCTCGGCTGGGAGACGGAGGCACTCGTCGAGCTGTACTGCCGCCACAACACCTCGCCGGAGGACATCCGGCGCGGCCTGGCGCGCTACCCGGAGGTGGCGTCCGCCTCGACCGTCACCGGTGAGGCGGACGCCGTCGTCCAGGTCTTCGCCTCCGACGTGCGGCACTTCGAGCGCGTGCTGGAGCGGATCGCGGGGGAGCCGTTCGTGGAGCGCACGAAGTCGGTGCTGGTGCTGTCGCCGCTGCTGAGGCGGTACACGTCGGGATCTCCGACCTAG
- a CDS encoding carbon-nitrogen hydrolase family protein, with translation MTPPLRTALLQSSGKLSDVGQNIEILDDAARRAALAGAGLLIAPEMFLTGYAIGDDVHRLAEPADGPSARRLGAVAARHGIALAYGYPERGAGGETYNAVQLIGPDGLPLANYRKTHLFGDFERAYFTPGDTPVVQAELGGLRLGFLICYDVEFPENVRAHAVAGTDLLVVPTAQMQPFEFVAESVVPTRAFESQLYVAYVNRIGTEGEFEFVGLSCLAGPDGIAHARAAKGEELLLADADPELLRASRAANPYLADRRPELY, from the coding sequence ATGACGCCGCCGTTGCGCACCGCCCTGCTCCAGAGTTCCGGAAAGCTCAGCGACGTCGGGCAGAACATCGAGATCCTGGACGACGCCGCCCGCCGGGCGGCGCTGGCCGGGGCCGGCCTGCTGATCGCCCCGGAGATGTTCCTGACCGGATACGCGATCGGGGACGACGTGCACCGCCTCGCCGAGCCCGCCGACGGGCCGAGCGCGCGGCGCCTGGGCGCCGTCGCCGCGCGGCACGGGATCGCGCTGGCCTACGGCTATCCGGAGCGCGGCGCCGGGGGCGAGACGTACAACGCGGTCCAGCTGATCGGCCCCGACGGGCTGCCCCTGGCGAACTACCGCAAGACCCACCTCTTCGGCGACTTCGAGCGCGCCTACTTCACACCCGGGGACACCCCGGTGGTCCAGGCGGAGCTGGGAGGACTCAGGCTGGGCTTCCTCATCTGCTACGACGTGGAATTCCCGGAAAACGTGCGTGCGCATGCCGTCGCGGGGACCGACCTGCTGGTCGTGCCGACGGCGCAGATGCAGCCCTTCGAATTCGTGGCCGAGAGCGTCGTCCCGACCCGGGCCTTCGAGAGCCAGCTGTACGTGGCGTACGTCAACCGGATCGGGACCGAGGGCGAATTCGAGTTCGTCGGGCTGAGCTGCCTGGCCGGGCCGGACGGAATCGCGCATGCGCGTGCCGCAAAAGGCGAGGAGTTGCTGCTCGCCGACGCCGACCCGGAGCTGCTGCGCGCCTCGCGCGCGGCGAACCCGTACCTGGCCGACCGCCGGCCCGAGCTGTACTGA
- a CDS encoding flavin monoamine oxidase family protein translates to MTSVPTAVHDEQHEQAQATPPITMFGPDFPYAYDDFLAHPAGLGSVPATALGTEVAVIGGGLSGVIAAYELMKMGLKPVVYEADRIGGRLRTVGFEGCDENLTAEMGAMRFPPSSTAFQYYVDLVGLETRPFPNPLAPGTPSTVVDLKGETHYATCVDDLPEVYHQVMHAWNACLEEGADFSDMQLALRMRDIPRIREIWSRLVERLDNQTFYGFLCDSPSFKSFRHREIFGQVGFGTGGWDTDFPNSILEILRVVYTGADDDHHGIVGGSQQLPLRLWEREPDKTVHWAPGTSLRSLHGGAPRPAVTRLHRTAGNRITVTDATGDIRTYAAAVFTAQSWMLLSKIACDDSLFPIDHWTAIERTHYMESSKLFVPVDRPFWLDKDEDTGRDVMSMTLTDRMTRGTYLLDDGPDRPAVICLSYTWCDDSLKWLPLSAGERMEVMLKSLGEIYPKVDIRRHIIGNPVTVSWENEPYFMGAFKANLPGHYRYQRRLFTHFMQDGLPQDKRGIFLAGDDISWTAGWAEGAVQTALNAVWGVMHHLGGGTDPANPGPGDVYEEIAPVELDED, encoded by the coding sequence ATGACGTCCGTGCCCACCGCCGTCCACGACGAGCAGCACGAGCAGGCCCAGGCCACCCCGCCCATCACCATGTTCGGGCCGGACTTCCCGTACGCGTACGACGACTTCCTGGCCCATCCGGCGGGCCTGGGCTCGGTGCCGGCGACGGCGCTGGGCACCGAGGTCGCGGTGATCGGCGGCGGCCTGAGCGGCGTCATCGCCGCGTACGAGCTGATGAAGATGGGCCTGAAGCCCGTCGTCTACGAGGCCGACCGGATCGGCGGCCGCCTGCGCACGGTCGGCTTCGAGGGCTGCGACGAGAATCTGACGGCCGAGATGGGCGCGATGCGCTTCCCGCCCTCCTCGACCGCCTTCCAGTACTACGTCGACCTGGTCGGCCTGGAGACCAGGCCGTTCCCGAACCCGCTGGCCCCGGGCACCCCCTCGACCGTGGTCGACCTCAAGGGCGAGACGCACTACGCCACCTGCGTGGACGACCTGCCCGAGGTCTACCACCAGGTCATGCACGCCTGGAACGCCTGCCTGGAGGAGGGCGCGGACTTCTCCGACATGCAGCTCGCCCTGCGCATGCGCGACATTCCCCGGATCCGTGAGATCTGGTCCCGGCTGGTCGAGAGGCTGGACAACCAGACCTTCTACGGCTTCCTCTGCGACTCCCCGTCCTTCAAGTCCTTCCGGCACCGCGAGATCTTCGGCCAGGTCGGCTTCGGCACCGGCGGCTGGGACACCGACTTCCCCAACTCCATTCTGGAGATCCTCCGCGTCGTCTACACCGGCGCCGACGACGACCACCACGGCATCGTCGGCGGCAGCCAGCAGCTCCCGCTGCGGCTGTGGGAGCGCGAGCCCGACAAGACCGTCCACTGGGCCCCAGGGACCTCGCTGAGGTCCCTGCACGGCGGCGCCCCGCGCCCCGCCGTCACCCGCCTGCACCGCACCGCCGGCAACCGCATCACGGTGACGGACGCGACGGGGGACATCCGCACGTACGCCGCCGCGGTCTTCACCGCGCAGAGCTGGATGCTGCTCAGCAAGATCGCCTGTGACGACTCGCTCTTCCCGATCGACCACTGGACGGCGATCGAGCGCACGCACTACATGGAGTCCAGCAAGCTCTTCGTGCCCGTCGACCGGCCGTTCTGGCTGGACAAGGACGAGGACACCGGCCGGGACGTGATGAGCATGACGCTCACCGACCGGATGACCCGGGGCACGTATCTGCTGGACGACGGCCCGGACCGGCCCGCCGTGATCTGCCTCTCCTACACCTGGTGCGACGACAGCCTCAAATGGCTGCCGCTGAGCGCCGGTGAGCGGATGGAGGTCATGCTCAAGTCGCTCGGCGAGATCTATCCCAAGGTCGACATCCGGCGGCACATCATCGGCAACCCGGTCACCGTGTCCTGGGAGAACGAGCCCTACTTCATGGGCGCCTTCAAGGCCAACCTGCCCGGCCACTACCGCTACCAGCGGCGGCTGTTCACCCACTTCATGCAGGACGGGCTCCCGCAGGACAAGCGCGGCATCTTCCTCGCCGGCGACGACATCTCCTGGACGGCGGGCTGGGCCGAGGGCGCCGTGCAGACCGCGCTCAACGCCGTATGGGGCGTCATGCACCACCTCGGCGGCGGCACGGACCCGGCGAACCCGGGCCCGGGCGATGTGTACGAGGAGATCGCACCCGTCGAGCTCGACGAGGACTGA
- a CDS encoding DUF5995 family protein yields MTTRAREVNDVDDVVARMRALDAALPPRDGVAVFNRVYLTVTEELRHRIATRAFADPAGAAELGTRFAARYLAAVTAGPRDAPACWRPLLQLRHHRGVRPLQFALAGINAHVGHDLALAVVDAARALDREPPSLERDFDRVGELLTAIEERVREELMPGPDLLDVADPLTHLAGAWSLERARDAAWAGARVLWSLRGLPEMYEEFTEKLDTGVGLIGRFLLTPLDR; encoded by the coding sequence ATGACGACGCGCGCAAGGGAAGTGAACGATGTGGACGACGTCGTGGCGCGCATGCGCGCCCTCGACGCGGCCCTTCCGCCTCGCGACGGCGTCGCCGTCTTCAACCGCGTCTACCTCACCGTCACCGAGGAGCTGCGCCACCGCATCGCCACCCGCGCCTTCGCCGACCCGGCCGGCGCCGCCGAGCTGGGCACCCGCTTCGCCGCGCGCTACCTGGCCGCCGTCACCGCGGGCCCGCGCGACGCCCCCGCCTGCTGGCGCCCCCTGCTGCAGCTGCGCCATCACCGGGGCGTCCGGCCCCTGCAGTTCGCACTGGCGGGCATCAACGCCCATGTCGGCCACGACCTCGCCCTGGCCGTGGTCGACGCGGCCCGCGCTCTCGACCGCGAACCGCCGTCCCTGGAGCGGGACTTCGACCGCGTCGGCGAGCTGCTCACCGCCATCGAGGAACGCGTACGCGAGGAGCTGATGCCGGGGCCCGACCTCCTCGACGTCGCCGACCCCCTCACCCACCTCGCCGGAGCGTGGAGCCTGGAGCGCGCCCGGGACGCCGCGTGGGCCGGGGCGCGGGTGCTGTGGTCGCTGCGCGGACTGCCCGAGATGTACGAGGAGTTCACCGAGAAGCTCGACACGGGGGTCGGGCTGATCGGCCGCTTCCTGCTGACGCCCCTGGACAGGTGA